A genomic region of Lysinibacillus sp. 2017 contains the following coding sequences:
- the sdhB gene encoding succinate dehydrogenase iron-sulfur subunit has protein sequence METVNTGRTVKLEIVRQDTENGSTRVEKFEVPYRPGMNVISALMHIQKNPVTADGQKTTPVAWDMNCLEEVCGACSMVINGRPQQSCSALVDKLTQPITLEPMKTFPVIRDLQVDRQRMFNALKKVKAWVPIDGTYDLGEGPRMPERKRQWAYELSKCMTCGVCMEACPNVSEKSSFMGPQPLSQVRLFNTHPTGAMNKDERLETIMGDGGLANCGNSQNCVAACPKGIPLTTSIAALNRATTVQMFKNFFGSDHMVD, from the coding sequence ATGGAAACAGTAAATACTGGCAGAACAGTTAAGTTAGAAATCGTTCGTCAAGATACAGAGAATGGTTCTACTCGCGTTGAGAAATTCGAAGTTCCTTACCGCCCTGGTATGAACGTAATCTCTGCTTTAATGCATATTCAAAAAAATCCTGTAACAGCTGATGGTCAAAAAACGACTCCAGTTGCTTGGGATATGAACTGTTTAGAAGAAGTTTGTGGTGCATGTTCAATGGTAATCAACGGACGTCCACAACAATCTTGTTCAGCATTAGTAGACAAATTAACTCAACCAATTACATTAGAACCAATGAAAACTTTCCCAGTCATCCGTGACTTACAAGTTGACCGTCAACGTATGTTCAACGCACTTAAGAAAGTAAAAGCATGGGTTCCAATTGATGGTACTTATGATTTAGGTGAAGGTCCACGTATGCCTGAGCGCAAACGTCAATGGGCTTATGAATTATCTAAATGTATGACTTGTGGTGTATGTATGGAAGCATGTCCAAACGTATCTGAAAAATCTTCATTTATGGGACCTCAACCATTATCACAAGTTCGTTTATTCAATACTCACCCAACTGGTGCGATGAATAAAGACGAACGTTTAGAAACAATCATGGGCGACGGTGGTCTTGCTAACTGTGGTAACTCACAAAACTGTGTAGCTGCTTGTCCAAAAGGTATTCCTTTAACAACATCTATCGCAGCACTTAACCGTGCAACAACAGTTCAAATGTTCAAGAACTTCTTCGGTTCTGACCACATGGTTGACTAA
- the racE gene encoding glutamate racemase has translation MNAPIGVIDSGVGGLTVAKAIMELLPNETIYYMGDTARCPYGPRTKQEVRNFTWQMAKALEKMDIKMLVIACNTATAAALESLQKHMPFPVLGVINAGARAAIKKTKRNEIVVLATEGTIKSGAYEEAILSLSTKATIHPLACPTFVPLVESGEYEGQFSFDLVEKGLEPIANERFDTVILGCTHYPILQKQIEAAVGPKVNVLSSAEETAKDVESILRYNGQLRTNAEPPKHILHASGSVPIFRSIAERWLESNELDIRKISFEK, from the coding sequence GTGAATGCCCCAATTGGTGTAATCGATTCTGGAGTTGGCGGTTTAACAGTAGCAAAAGCAATTATGGAGCTTTTGCCAAACGAAACCATTTATTATATGGGAGATACAGCGCGATGTCCTTATGGGCCGCGTACAAAACAAGAAGTACGAAATTTCACATGGCAAATGGCAAAAGCACTTGAGAAAATGGACATTAAAATGCTAGTCATTGCCTGTAACACAGCAACAGCAGCAGCATTAGAAAGTTTACAAAAACATATGCCATTTCCGGTTTTAGGTGTTATAAACGCAGGGGCGCGCGCAGCAATTAAAAAGACAAAACGTAATGAAATCGTCGTTTTAGCAACTGAGGGAACGATTAAAAGTGGTGCTTATGAAGAAGCAATTTTGTCACTTTCAACAAAGGCAACCATTCATCCGCTTGCTTGTCCGACATTCGTTCCACTTGTAGAAAGTGGTGAGTATGAAGGGCAGTTCTCTTTTGACCTAGTTGAAAAAGGACTAGAGCCAATTGCTAATGAACGATTTGATACAGTCATTTTAGGTTGTACACATTATCCGATTTTACAAAAGCAAATTGAAGCAGCTGTCGGACCAAAAGTGAATGTACTATCATCCGCTGAAGAAACAGCAAAAGATGTTGAAAGCATTTTACGTTATAATGGTCAGTTACGTACGAATGCAGAGCCACCGAAGCATATTCTTCATGCATCGGGTTCTGTACCAATTTTCCGTTCCATTGCGGAGCGTTGGTTAGAAAGTAACGAATTAGATATTCGTAAAATTTCATTTGAAAAATAA
- the rph gene encoding ribonuclease PH, with translation MTRHDLRAVNELRPVQIENNYLMHPEGSVLITVGNTKVICTATIEDRVPGFLRGQGKGWITAEYSMLPRATEQRTRRESSAGKVTGRTMEIQRLIGRALRAVVDLDTLGEKTVWIDCDVIQADGGTRTASITGAFVAMTQAIAKLAQEKPFAKFPVTDFLAATSVGKLAEIGAALDLNYIEDSAAEVDMNVVMTGSGQFVELQGTGEEATFSRAELNELLDLGEAGIAQLITIQKEALGELAAFVGKVEA, from the coding sequence ATGACTAGACATGACTTACGAGCTGTGAATGAATTACGTCCAGTTCAAATTGAAAATAATTATTTAATGCATCCAGAAGGTTCTGTATTAATTACAGTTGGGAATACAAAGGTAATTTGTACAGCAACAATTGAAGATCGAGTACCAGGCTTCCTACGTGGACAAGGGAAAGGTTGGATTACAGCTGAGTATTCAATGCTTCCACGTGCCACAGAACAGCGTACACGCCGCGAATCATCAGCTGGTAAGGTAACAGGTCGTACAATGGAAATTCAACGTCTAATTGGCCGTGCATTACGTGCGGTAGTAGATTTAGATACACTTGGTGAAAAAACTGTGTGGATTGACTGTGATGTCATTCAAGCAGATGGTGGTACACGTACTGCTTCCATTACAGGCGCTTTCGTTGCGATGACTCAAGCAATCGCAAAATTAGCACAAGAAAAACCTTTCGCTAAATTCCCTGTAACTGATTTCCTAGCAGCAACAAGTGTTGGTAAATTAGCAGAAATTGGTGCTGCATTAGACTTAAACTACATTGAAGATTCTGCTGCAGAAGTTGATATGAATGTCGTGATGACAGGCTCTGGTCAATTTGTGGAATTACAAGGGACAGGCGAGGAAGCTACTTTCTCACGCGCTGAACTCAATGAATTATTAGATTTAGGTGAAGCAGGTATTGCGCAGCTAATTACCATTCAGAAAGAAGCATTAGGTGAGTTAGCAGCATTCGTTGGAAAGGTGGAAGCCTAA
- a CDS encoding MarR family winged helix-turn-helix transcriptional regulator yields the protein MIEQDKHSSESIAILEKELRYISHLIKQKGREILSNYTITPPQFIALQWLHESGDMTIGDLSTRMFLAFSTTTDLVDRMEKHELVQRVRDENDRRVIRIHLLPEGERIIQEVIIKRQDYLRTITGEFNDKEFEQLSKNLQKLHLLMK from the coding sequence ATGATAGAACAAGACAAACATAGCTCTGAATCTATAGCAATCTTAGAAAAAGAATTAAGATATATTTCTCACTTAATAAAGCAAAAAGGTCGCGAAATTTTAAGCAATTATACCATCACACCTCCACAATTTATCGCACTACAATGGCTGCATGAATCTGGAGATATGACAATTGGTGATTTATCGACAAGAATGTTTTTGGCATTTAGTACGACAACAGATTTAGTCGATCGTATGGAGAAACATGAACTCGTTCAACGTGTGCGTGATGAAAATGATCGTCGCGTCATACGTATTCATCTATTACCTGAAGGCGAACGTATCATTCAAGAAGTAATTATCAAGCGTCAAGATTATTTACGTACTATTACAGGCGAATTTAATGACAAAGAGTTCGAGCAATTATCGAAGAACTTACAAAAGCTACATTTATTAATGAAATAG
- a CDS encoding YfcE family phosphodiesterase, producing the protein MKLLVMSDTHGDVEVIERVKGYHPDAAKMIHCGDSELPYNHSAMQGLERVKGNCDHDSNYLEEIVFQVGEERVYVTHGHLYEVKTSPMKLVYRAKELGATIVCFGHSHILGAEYIDDIFFVNPGSLLKPRRIKEKSFVTITISKTHFILDCYDENNDLIEQMFIER; encoded by the coding sequence ATGAAACTATTAGTAATGAGTGATACGCATGGTGACGTGGAAGTGATTGAACGTGTAAAGGGTTATCATCCAGACGCTGCTAAGATGATTCATTGCGGGGATAGTGAATTACCGTACAATCATTCTGCCATGCAAGGCTTAGAGCGCGTCAAGGGCAACTGTGATCACGACAGCAACTATTTAGAGGAGATTGTGTTCCAAGTAGGCGAAGAGCGTGTATACGTGACGCATGGCCATCTGTATGAGGTGAAAACGTCGCCGATGAAACTTGTGTACCGTGCAAAAGAACTTGGTGCAACGATTGTATGCTTTGGTCATTCGCATATATTAGGCGCGGAATATATTGATGATATTTTCTTTGTAAATCCAGGTAGCTTACTGAAGCCAAGACGTATTAAAGAAAAATCTTTCGTGACGATTACTATTTCTAAAACACATTTCATTTTGGATTGCTATGATGAAAATAATGATTTGATCGAGCAAATGTTCATTGAACGATAG
- a CDS encoding thioesterase family protein, whose protein sequence is MRAAYIQDLQEWMNGFNFSTKVRVRFSETDMYGHVNNTKVFAYFEYARIEYFKTMNFDFLGKDGKKNMLVVADIQCDYVNQVFFDEELTVYVKTASIGSSSMDLHYLVKNDKDEICYTARGTLVQLNAHTGKGVPLLEEQKKILLGK, encoded by the coding sequence ATGCGAGCAGCATATATTCAAGATTTACAGGAATGGATGAACGGGTTTAACTTTTCGACAAAGGTACGGGTGCGTTTTTCAGAGACAGATATGTATGGACATGTGAACAACACGAAGGTATTTGCGTATTTTGAATATGCACGTATTGAATATTTTAAAACAATGAACTTTGATTTTCTTGGCAAAGATGGCAAGAAAAATATGCTTGTTGTAGCAGACATCCAATGTGATTATGTGAACCAAGTATTTTTCGATGAGGAATTAACGGTTTATGTGAAAACAGCGTCGATTGGTTCGTCGTCTATGGATCTACATTATCTAGTGAAAAACGACAAGGATGAAATTTGCTATACAGCACGTGGAACGTTAGTACAATTGAACGCGCATACGGGTAAAGGTGTACCATTATTAGAAGAACAGAAAAAAATATTGCTTGGGAAATAG
- a CDS encoding LuxR C-terminal-related transcriptional regulator, protein MNRPQHRSLLTKREREIFELLIQDYSTREISTELGISEKTVRNHISNTIQKLGVSSRTQAILELLRLQELSIN, encoded by the coding sequence ATGAATCGTCCGCAGCATCGTTCGCTGTTAACGAAAAGAGAACGAGAAATTTTTGAACTATTAATTCAGGACTATTCTACTCGCGAAATATCGACAGAATTAGGCATCAGTGAAAAAACTGTGCGTAATCATATTTCAAATACGATTCAAAAGCTAGGGGTATCAAGTCGCACACAAGCAATTCTTGAATTATTACGATTGCAAGAATTGTCAATAAACTGA
- a CDS encoding XTP/dITP diphosphatase, with product MKQVVIATKNKGKAKDFEALFNPFGYEVVTMFEVAPDLEIEETGTTFEENAILKAETLANLLGKIVIADDSGLMVDALNGEPGVYSARYAGDHDDEANMVKLLANMKDVPEEARTARFCCALAIAGPNMETKTVFGTCEGVIAHEKKGTNGFGYDPVFYVPALEKHMAELSADDKGAISHRGNAIRKLALQLAELLK from the coding sequence ATGAAACAAGTAGTCATTGCCACGAAAAATAAAGGCAAAGCAAAAGACTTTGAAGCATTATTCAATCCATTCGGCTATGAAGTCGTGACAATGTTCGAGGTGGCACCTGATTTAGAAATCGAAGAAACAGGTACGACATTTGAAGAAAATGCGATTTTAAAAGCAGAAACTTTAGCGAATTTACTAGGTAAAATCGTAATCGCTGATGATAGCGGTTTAATGGTCGATGCATTAAACGGTGAACCAGGCGTATATTCAGCTCGTTACGCAGGTGACCATGATGATGAAGCGAACATGGTAAAACTGTTGGCAAACATGAAAGATGTGCCTGAGGAAGCGCGTACAGCACGTTTTTGCTGTGCATTAGCTATCGCTGGACCAAATATGGAAACAAAAACAGTATTCGGTACATGCGAAGGTGTCATCGCACATGAGAAGAAGGGGACAAATGGTTTCGGCTATGACCCAGTATTCTATGTGCCAGCATTAGAAAAACATATGGCAGAGCTTTCTGCTGACGATAAAGGCGCCATTTCTCACCGTGGGAATGCCATTCGTAAATTAGCGTTACAATTAGCGGAATTATTGAAGTAA
- a CDS encoding YafY family protein: MNEERQDQISRILSMYDRLKNGQSLVKKEEADRYQKSEKSIQRDIASIREFLETEKQNEFLEYDYSKKAYVFETEQPSWLSNEEIFAILKVLIESRAFPKHEMDFIIKKLTQLAQKEEQATIKKMMQNEKHLYVELNHKRDLFPMLWQLSLAIQAKKVISMHYIREFDQQANERMVKPVGIIFSEYYFYLIAYSVKTDFDFPTIYRIDRIQQFQPTSISFPVPYQERFQEGEFRKRVQFMYTGELLTIKFRFTGASPQAVLDRLPTAKVIKKSDDGLIYEAEVFGKGIKMWLLSQGEHVEVLEPVAFREEIQSSIEKMLGLYIHTKQLK, from the coding sequence ATGAATGAAGAGAGACAAGATCAAATTAGTCGGATTCTTTCGATGTATGATCGTTTGAAAAATGGGCAAAGTCTTGTGAAAAAAGAAGAGGCCGATCGCTATCAAAAGAGTGAAAAGTCTATTCAACGAGATATTGCAAGCATTCGAGAGTTTTTAGAAACTGAAAAACAAAATGAATTTTTGGAATACGATTATTCCAAAAAAGCCTATGTATTCGAAACGGAACAACCTTCTTGGTTAAGCAATGAAGAAATTTTTGCCATTTTGAAGGTGTTAATTGAATCGCGTGCATTTCCAAAGCATGAAATGGATTTCATCATTAAAAAGCTAACACAGCTTGCACAAAAGGAAGAACAAGCAACAATCAAGAAAATGATGCAAAATGAAAAGCATTTGTATGTCGAACTGAATCACAAAAGAGATTTGTTCCCTATGCTTTGGCAGCTTTCACTAGCAATCCAAGCGAAAAAGGTCATTTCCATGCATTATATACGTGAATTTGATCAGCAGGCAAATGAGCGAATGGTTAAGCCAGTAGGTATTATTTTCTCGGAATATTATTTTTACTTAATTGCCTATTCGGTGAAGACAGATTTTGATTTTCCAACGATTTACCGAATTGATCGGATTCAACAGTTTCAGCCAACATCGATTTCGTTTCCAGTGCCATACCAAGAGCGTTTTCAAGAAGGAGAATTCCGCAAGCGTGTGCAGTTTATGTACACGGGCGAATTATTAACCATCAAATTCCGTTTTACAGGCGCTTCGCCACAAGCGGTTCTTGATCGACTACCGACTGCGAAAGTCATAAAAAAGAGCGACGATGGCCTGATTTACGAAGCTGAAGTATTTGGTAAGGGTATTAAGATGTGGCTCCTTAGTCAGGGAGAGCATGTGGAAGTGCTAGAGCCGGTTGCTTTTCGAGAGGAAATTCAATCGAGTATAGAAAAAATGCTTGGGTTGTATATCCATACAAAGCAGTTGAAGTAA